The genomic segment ACCGTCACGGCATCCGGAACGCCCTGCAACTGCGGGACGCCAACGACAACTGGATCAGGAAACACATGACCGTGACGGGCCTGCGCACGGTGGAGGAACTGCGGGGCAATCCCTGCATCGAGGGACAGGAGACCCCGCCGCCCAAGCAGTGCATCATGACCTCGCGCTCCTTCGGCCGGGACATCCACGCCAAGGAGGACCTGGAGCAGGCGGCGGCCGAGTTCACCGCCATGTGCGCCGAGAAGCTGAGAAAACAGAGGTCAAAGGCTTCACTGCTGACGGTGTTCATCGCCAGCAACAGCTTTCGGGACGAGCCCCAGTACTCCAACTCCGTCACTTTGGGCTTGCCCGAACCCACCGATTACACCCCCCGCCTGCTGGAGCTGGCCGGCCGGGGTCTTAAAAGCATCTTCAAGCCGGGCTATTCCTACAAACGGGCCGGGGTGCTGCTTTCGGGCATCGGGCCGAGGGACACCGTGCAGACGGACCTGCTGGCATCCTGCCGGGAGAGCCCGGGGGAATACCGGATCATGCAGGCGGTGGACGCCGTCAACATCAGGCTGGGCCGGGGTGCCATCAAGTACGCCGCCGCCGGCGTAGACCGGCCCTGGAGGATGAACCAGAAGAAGCTCTCGCCCCGCTATACCACAAACTGGTCGGACGTCCCGGTGGTGCGGGCCTGAAACAGAGACCCCATCATGCCACGGAGCGATGCACTGAGCCAGCCGAAGTGACACAGAGTCCATTCCTAAAATTTTAAAAATTTTTTGTGCCCTTTGTGCATTCTGTGGTAAAATATTACTTTGAACTGAGGTACAGGCCTTTTTTGTTGACTTTTGGGCGGGATGAATATACAATTACTTGAATATTTACTGAGAGGTTTTGATGGAACGGGTATGCATCAGGGACATCAGGTCTGATGGTTTTACGGGAAAAGAAGTGATAGATTTTTACGCCCTGCGCAAGATAGAGCTGAAGACCAAGGAATCGGACGGCAAGGCCTACCTTAACCTGGAGCTGGGAGACGCCACCGGCCGGATCGACGGGGTGATGTGGAACGAGGCCGAAAAAGCCTTCAAGGAAGTATCCCAGGGCGACGTGGTCCAGATCAAGGGCCTGGCCGGAAGATACAAGGACAATCCCCAGCTGAGGGTGGAGAACATCCGCCGGGCCGGCGCGGAAGAATACCGGCTGGAGCACTTCATGGCAGGCTCGGACAAGACCCGGGCCGAGCTGGAGGCCGGGATCCGGGCGGAGATGGCCTCGGTGAAGAACCCGGCGCTGGCCAAGCTGCTCAAGGCGTTCTTCGACGACCCGGATTTCCTGGACAAGTTCCTGGCGGCCCCGGCCGCCAAGCTGTGGCACCACGCCCACCTGGGCGGATTGGCCGAGCACACCCTGGGGGTCTGCCGGCTGGCCCGGGCCGCGCTCAACAACTACCAGCTGTTGGACGCCGACCTGCTGTTGACAGGCTGTCTGCTGCACGACATGGGCAAGATGCGGGAGTTCGCCGTCACCACCTTCATAGACTATTCCGACGAGGGGCGGCTGGTGGGGCACGTGGTGCTGGGCGACCAGATGCTGATGGAGCGGGTCCCCAGGGTCAAGGATTTTCCCAAGGAGCTGGAGAAACGCTTAAGGCACATGATCCTGGCCCATCACGGCGAAAAGGAGAAGGGCAGCCCGGTGGTTCCTTCCACTCTGGAGGCCCTGATCGTCCACCATTGCGATTACATGGATTCCCACGCCGCGGCCTTTACCCGGATCATCAAACGGGAGGGCCTGCAGAACAAGCGCTGGAGCGACTACGTCAATTTGATAGACCGCTACATCTACCTGGCCAAAAGCGAGGACCAGTCGGGCGGGGAAAGGGATAGCGAGCTAATGCTGTTTTAATGCTCTATTATTAAACAGTAGTTTTTTTACAAGTAAGAGGAATGTAGAAATGCGTAAAATTTATTTATGTTGTATCTTTGCCGTCACAATTATTTGCGGTTGTTCTAAAACAAATAATTTGATAAAAGACATATATTTCCTCGCCAAGGAACA from the bacterium genome contains:
- a CDS encoding DUF4113 domain-containing protein, encoding RHGIRNALQLRDANDNWIRKHMTVTGLRTVEELRGNPCIEGQETPPPKQCIMTSRSFGRDIHAKEDLEQAAAEFTAMCAEKLRKQRSKASLLTVFIASNSFRDEPQYSNSVTLGLPEPTDYTPRLLELAGRGLKSIFKPGYSYKRAGVLLSGIGPRDTVQTDLLASCRESPGEYRIMQAVDAVNIRLGRGAIKYAAAGVDRPWRMNQKKLSPRYTTNWSDVPVVRA
- a CDS encoding HD domain-containing protein; the encoded protein is MERVCIRDIRSDGFTGKEVIDFYALRKIELKTKESDGKAYLNLELGDATGRIDGVMWNEAEKAFKEVSQGDVVQIKGLAGRYKDNPQLRVENIRRAGAEEYRLEHFMAGSDKTRAELEAGIRAEMASVKNPALAKLLKAFFDDPDFLDKFLAAPAAKLWHHAHLGGLAEHTLGVCRLARAALNNYQLLDADLLLTGCLLHDMGKMREFAVTTFIDYSDEGRLVGHVVLGDQMLMERVPRVKDFPKELEKRLRHMILAHHGEKEKGSPVVPSTLEALIVHHCDYMDSHAAAFTRIIKREGLQNKRWSDYVNLIDRYIYLAKSEDQSGGERDSELMLF